The following are encoded together in the Microbacterium hatanonis genome:
- a CDS encoding cellulase family glycosylhydrolase, translating into MIGVRTGSRGSRWLGLLLSVAFVVSAGVMTSVVPARAATTAGWLHTDGARIVTESGQTHTIRAVSWFGMETSNCAPHGLWTIPLDEGMRRIAEMGFNTVRLPFSNECLAASSTNSIDANANPTLVGLTPLQLMDTVIARAKAVGLSVILDRHRPGSDAQSELWYTSGYSEQRWIDDWKMLAQRYKNEPAVVAVDLHNEPHGAACWGCGDAATDWRAAATRAGNAVLSVNPKLLIVVEGVERQPDGSSTWWGGGLAGVATKPVTLNVANRVVYSPHDYPASVYNQAWFGAGDYPANLPAVWEKNWGFIATRAIAPVLLGEFGTKLETASDKAWLKTLVDYLGKTGISFAYWSFNPNSGDTGGLVQDDWRTPQTAKLAALAPLLKPTTLPPVTPAPTATPKPSSTPTPTPKPTATPKPTATPKPTATPKPTATPTPTASATPSPSVPSTGGIAAAWSLQSAWGEGYVADLTVTAARKVDRWTVSWSSPGATAIVSAWGMDCTLAGSTITCTGAGWAAALAPGQTVKVGLQVAATRAPAAPSLSSTSS; encoded by the coding sequence ATGATCGGTGTGCGCACAGGATCGCGGGGGAGTCGCTGGCTCGGACTCCTCCTCTCGGTCGCCTTCGTCGTCTCGGCCGGGGTCATGACGTCTGTCGTCCCGGCTCGGGCCGCGACCACGGCCGGCTGGCTGCACACCGACGGCGCCCGCATCGTCACCGAGTCGGGTCAGACGCACACGATCCGCGCGGTGTCGTGGTTCGGGATGGAGACCAGCAATTGCGCCCCGCACGGTCTCTGGACGATCCCCCTCGACGAGGGGATGCGGCGTATCGCCGAGATGGGGTTCAATACCGTCCGGCTGCCGTTCTCGAACGAATGCCTCGCGGCGTCGTCCACCAACTCGATCGACGCGAATGCCAACCCGACGTTGGTGGGCCTGACGCCGCTCCAGCTCATGGACACGGTCATCGCCCGCGCCAAGGCCGTCGGTCTGAGCGTGATCCTCGACCGGCACCGACCGGGGTCGGACGCCCAGTCGGAGCTCTGGTACACCTCCGGCTACTCGGAGCAGCGCTGGATCGATGACTGGAAGATGCTGGCGCAGCGGTACAAGAACGAGCCGGCCGTCGTCGCCGTCGATCTGCACAACGAGCCGCACGGCGCCGCGTGCTGGGGGTGCGGCGACGCCGCCACCGACTGGCGTGCAGCGGCGACGCGTGCGGGCAACGCCGTGCTGTCGGTGAATCCGAAGCTCCTGATCGTCGTGGAGGGCGTCGAACGTCAACCGGACGGCAGCTCGACGTGGTGGGGAGGCGGTCTTGCGGGCGTTGCGACGAAGCCCGTCACGCTGAACGTCGCGAACCGGGTGGTGTATTCGCCCCATGACTACCCGGCGAGCGTCTACAACCAGGCGTGGTTCGGCGCGGGCGACTACCCCGCGAACCTCCCCGCGGTCTGGGAGAAGAACTGGGGGTTCATCGCCACGCGAGCAATTGCGCCCGTGCTGTTGGGCGAGTTCGGCACCAAGCTCGAGACGGCGAGCGACAAGGCCTGGCTGAAGACCCTCGTCGACTACCTCGGGAAGACCGGCATCAGCTTCGCCTACTGGTCTTTCAACCCCAACAGCGGCGACACCGGCGGCCTCGTGCAAGACGACTGGCGCACGCCGCAGACGGCGAAGCTCGCCGCTCTGGCGCCGCTGCTGAAGCCGACGACCCTGCCGCCCGTCACGCCCGCGCCGACCGCGACGCCGAAGCCGAGCAGCACGCCCACCCCGACGCCCAAGCCGACCGCGACGCCGAAGCCGACGGCGACGCCGAAGCCGACGGCGACGCCGAAGCCCACCGCGACGCCCACACCGACAGCGTCGGCCACTCCGTCTCCGAGCGTTCCCTCGACCGGCGGAATCGCGGCCGCCTGGAGCCTGCAGAGCGCCTGGGGCGAAGGATATGTGGCCGATCTCACGGTGACCGCCGCGCGGAAGGTCGATCGCTGGACGGTCAGCTGGTCGTCGCCCGGAGCCACGGCGATCGTGAGCGCGTGGGGCATGGACTGCACGCTCGCCGGCTCGACGATCACCTGCACGGGCGCTGGATGGGCCGCGGCCCTCGCCCCGGGGCAGACCGTGAAGGTCGGGCTGCAGGTCGCCGCCACCCGTGCCCCCGCTGCACCCTCGCTGAGCTCTACCTCGTCCTGA
- a CDS encoding NAD(P)H-hydrate epimerase, which produces MSSSEVLGAYTAAAVRAAEAPLLAAGEPLMLEAAAALAEIAREVLAERPGRVLVLAGAGDNGGDALFAAAELAPLVPVEIVLTSDRVHREALSTALGAGAALRHTADVCSRPGEYAVILDGILGIGAAPDPRLRGAARAVVESLAPVSAASGTVVIAVDLPSGLHPDDGTADSAVLPAAITVTFGAVKAGLVRGRGPELVGEIRVVDLGLAPALARVRPAVTGALDVVRVPRRARV; this is translated from the coding sequence ATGAGCTCGTCAGAAGTGCTCGGCGCCTATACCGCCGCCGCCGTGCGTGCCGCCGAGGCCCCGCTGCTGGCCGCGGGCGAACCTCTCATGCTCGAAGCCGCCGCAGCGCTCGCGGAGATCGCTCGTGAGGTGCTGGCCGAGCGCCCCGGGCGTGTGCTCGTGCTGGCCGGTGCCGGCGACAACGGCGGCGACGCGCTCTTCGCCGCCGCGGAACTCGCACCGCTCGTTCCCGTCGAGATCGTGCTCACCTCCGACCGGGTGCACCGCGAGGCGCTGAGCACCGCGCTGGGCGCCGGGGCGGCCCTGCGCCACACGGCCGACGTCTGCTCTCGTCCGGGGGAGTATGCCGTCATCCTCGACGGCATCCTCGGCATCGGTGCCGCCCCCGACCCCCGACTGCGCGGTGCCGCGCGTGCGGTGGTCGAGTCGCTGGCGCCCGTCAGCGCCGCATCCGGCACCGTCGTCATCGCCGTCGATCTGCCGAGCGGCCTGCACCCCGACGACGGCACCGCCGACTCGGCGGTGCTGCCCGCGGCGATCACCGTCACGTTCGGAGCGGTGAAGGCGGGTCTCGTGAGGGGTCGTGGCCCCGAGCTGGTCGGCGAGATCCGAGTCGTCGATCTCGGACTCGCGCCCGCGCTCGCGCGCGTCCGCCCCGCGGTGACCGGCGCCCTCGACGTCGTGCGGGTCCCTCGCCGCGCCCGCGTCTGA
- the glgP gene encoding alpha-glucan family phosphorylase — MKALRTFTVRPVLSPALAPLDRLATNWRWSWSRATSSLFASMDHDLWARVDENPSRLLGTIGQARLDELASDEGFIARVRAEDERLEAYLTGERWFQGLADPKPAHIAYFSPEFGVDGSLPQYSGGLGILAGDHLKSASDLGVPLTGVGLFYRAGYFRQSIGDDGWQQESYPVLDPYGLGLRQLQELDGSPVEISLELPAGRTLFARVWVADIGRVPLLLLDAETPSNSEELRRVTDRLYGGGGEHRLHQELLLGIGGVRAVRAWCRITGRPAPAVFHTNEGHAGFQGLERMSEFIARDGLSFEVALAQVRASTVFTTHTPVPAGIDRFPRTLVADYLSGGLLAGIDGTRALALGLEDYDGGDPHVFNMAVLGLHLGQHANGVSLLHGKVSRGMFGALWPGIDSDEVPITSITNGVHAPTWVHPSLKALSERGFGDALTADHDWRDRTAVSDGELWGVRMEMKQELVAEARRRLGAAASASTSAWTAKVLDPEVLTIGFARRVPTYKRLTLMLRDPERLTRLLTDPDRPVQIVIGGKSHPADDSGKTLIQQLVRFSRDPKVRERIVFLPDYDITLAKKLYPGCDVWLNTPVRPLEASGTSGMKAALNGSLNLSILDGWWDEWYDGRNGWAIPTADTAANDDERDDAEASALYDLIEHQLVPTFYEREGGIPIGWLERVRHTMTDLGRKATSDRMVRDYVTRLYTPASANDHALSADGFAGARELAAFLTRVRDAWPRVSVRAVDATAVSAQARAGDRISVRAIVDLDGLTPDDVSVQLISGAIDADGTLAGDRATSELSAAGEDDAATVFEGSLELDATGPFGYAVRVVPRHDRLVSAVELGLVAVAT, encoded by the coding sequence GTGAAGGCTCTCCGCACGTTCACCGTCCGTCCTGTCCTCTCGCCGGCGCTGGCGCCGCTCGACCGTCTCGCGACAAACTGGCGGTGGTCGTGGAGTCGCGCGACATCGTCGCTGTTCGCCTCGATGGACCACGATCTCTGGGCCAGGGTCGACGAGAACCCCTCACGACTGCTCGGGACCATCGGTCAAGCACGGCTCGACGAGCTGGCGTCCGACGAGGGCTTCATCGCTCGCGTACGGGCCGAGGACGAACGCCTGGAGGCCTATCTCACCGGCGAGCGCTGGTTCCAGGGTCTCGCCGACCCCAAGCCCGCGCACATCGCGTACTTCTCCCCCGAGTTCGGTGTCGACGGATCGCTCCCGCAGTACTCGGGCGGCCTCGGCATCCTCGCCGGCGACCACCTCAAGAGCGCGTCCGACCTGGGCGTGCCGCTCACGGGCGTCGGCCTCTTCTACCGCGCCGGCTACTTCCGTCAATCGATCGGCGACGACGGCTGGCAGCAGGAGAGCTACCCGGTGCTCGACCCTTACGGCCTGGGACTGCGGCAGTTGCAGGAGCTCGACGGATCACCCGTCGAGATCTCCCTCGAGCTCCCGGCGGGGCGAACCCTGTTCGCTCGCGTGTGGGTGGCCGACATCGGTCGTGTCCCGCTGCTGCTTCTCGACGCCGAGACCCCGTCGAACTCCGAGGAGCTGCGACGCGTCACCGATCGTCTGTACGGCGGCGGCGGCGAGCACCGGCTGCACCAGGAGTTGCTGCTGGGTATCGGGGGTGTCCGCGCGGTGCGCGCCTGGTGCCGCATCACGGGTCGCCCCGCGCCCGCCGTCTTCCACACGAACGAGGGGCACGCGGGATTCCAGGGCTTGGAGCGCATGTCGGAGTTCATCGCCCGCGATGGTCTGTCGTTCGAGGTGGCACTGGCGCAGGTGCGGGCATCGACCGTCTTCACGACCCACACCCCGGTGCCGGCCGGCATCGACCGCTTCCCGCGGACCCTCGTCGCCGACTACCTCTCCGGGGGACTGCTCGCCGGGATCGACGGCACCCGCGCCCTCGCGCTCGGGCTCGAGGACTACGACGGGGGCGACCCGCACGTCTTCAACATGGCCGTCCTCGGACTCCATCTGGGCCAGCACGCCAACGGCGTCTCGCTGCTGCACGGGAAGGTCAGCCGCGGCATGTTCGGCGCCCTCTGGCCCGGGATCGACTCCGATGAGGTGCCGATCACGTCGATCACGAACGGCGTTCACGCGCCGACGTGGGTGCACCCGTCGCTGAAGGCGCTGAGCGAGCGCGGGTTCGGCGATGCCCTCACCGCAGACCACGACTGGCGCGACCGGACCGCCGTCTCCGACGGCGAGCTCTGGGGCGTCCGCATGGAGATGAAGCAGGAGCTCGTGGCCGAGGCCCGCCGCCGGCTCGGGGCCGCAGCATCCGCGTCGACATCGGCGTGGACGGCGAAGGTGCTCGACCCTGAGGTACTCACGATCGGGTTCGCGCGCCGCGTGCCGACCTACAAGCGGCTGACGCTGATGCTGCGCGATCCCGAGCGCCTCACGCGCCTGCTCACCGATCCCGACCGTCCGGTGCAGATCGTCATCGGAGGGAAGTCCCACCCGGCCGACGACTCCGGGAAGACCCTCATCCAGCAGCTCGTGCGTTTCAGCCGCGACCCGAAGGTGCGCGAGCGGATCGTCTTCCTGCCCGACTACGACATCACGCTCGCCAAGAAGCTCTACCCCGGATGCGACGTCTGGCTGAATACGCCCGTCCGCCCGCTCGAGGCGAGCGGCACGTCGGGCATGAAGGCGGCGCTCAACGGATCGCTCAACCTCTCGATCCTCGACGGATGGTGGGACGAGTGGTACGACGGCCGCAACGGCTGGGCGATTCCCACGGCCGACACCGCGGCGAACGACGACGAGCGCGACGATGCCGAAGCATCTGCCCTCTACGACCTGATCGAGCACCAGCTCGTGCCGACCTTCTACGAGCGGGAGGGCGGCATCCCCATCGGGTGGCTCGAGCGCGTGCGTCACACGATGACCGACCTCGGCCGCAAGGCCACGAGCGATCGAATGGTGCGCGACTACGTCACCCGGCTCTACACCCCCGCCTCCGCCAACGATCACGCGCTGAGCGCCGACGGGTTCGCCGGGGCCCGGGAGCTCGCAGCGTTCCTCACGCGGGTGCGCGATGCGTGGCCGCGGGTGTCGGTGCGAGCGGTCGATGCGACGGCCGTCTCCGCCCAGGCCCGCGCGGGCGACCGGATCTCGGTGCGGGCCATCGTCGACCTCGACGGGCTCACACCCGACGATGTGTCGGTGCAGCTCATCTCCGGTGCGATCGACGCCGACGGCACACTCGCCGGGGACCGGGCGACGAGCGAGCTCTCGGCCGCAGGAGAGGACGACGCGGCGACCGTGTTCGAGGGCAGCCTGGAGCTCGACGCCACCGGTCCGTTCGGTTATGCGGTGCGCGTGGTTCCCCGCCACGATCGCCTGGTCTCGGCCGTGGAGCTCGGTCTCGTCGCCGTCGCGACCTGA
- a CDS encoding response regulator, whose protein sequence is MALARLTGGPLDGQVIPLEDDVDDSLIVPYGEGQLVYRRGGELENTGDSDGPTEAVFTYAEATQDINPNEDGRDD, encoded by the coding sequence ATGGCACTTGCACGACTGACTGGCGGGCCGCTCGACGGCCAGGTGATCCCCCTCGAAGACGACGTCGACGACTCGCTCATCGTCCCCTACGGCGAGGGCCAGCTGGTCTACCGCCGCGGCGGCGAGCTCGAGAACACGGGCGACAGCGACGGACCCACCGAGGCCGTCTTCACCTACGCCGAAGCGACCCAGGACATCAACCCGAACGAAGACGGACGAGACGATTGA
- a CDS encoding CYTH domain-containing protein — MSAPASSEPTRSIEVERTYDVSAETPLPDWSRLPGVARVGDAEIRELDARYFDTAALDLARARVAVRRREGGPDAGWHVKASVADGRSEWGWPLGNGDETTVPPEIVDAVAHWAEPPFSLLARIRNTRTAYALRDTEGGLVAEFVDDRVRGRDERGERDTAWREWEMELGPAAPDAPADREAFFAAVDAAVAAVGGGPAASDSKLGRVLGH, encoded by the coding sequence TTGAGTGCGCCGGCCTCGTCCGAACCCACGCGTTCGATCGAGGTCGAGCGCACGTACGACGTGTCGGCCGAGACCCCGCTTCCCGATTGGTCGCGCCTGCCCGGCGTCGCTCGCGTCGGTGACGCGGAGATCCGCGAACTGGACGCGCGCTATTTCGATACCGCGGCCCTCGATCTCGCCCGCGCCCGGGTCGCCGTCCGCCGCCGCGAGGGCGGCCCTGACGCCGGCTGGCATGTGAAGGCATCCGTCGCCGACGGGCGCTCCGAGTGGGGATGGCCGCTGGGAAACGGCGACGAGACCACTGTTCCGCCCGAGATCGTCGACGCGGTGGCTCACTGGGCCGAACCTCCGTTCTCTCTCCTCGCCCGCATCCGCAACACGCGCACGGCCTACGCTCTGCGCGACACCGAGGGCGGGCTGGTGGCGGAGTTCGTCGACGATCGCGTGCGCGGCCGTGACGAGCGCGGGGAACGCGACACCGCCTGGCGGGAGTGGGAGATGGAACTCGGCCCCGCCGCCCCCGACGCGCCCGCTGATCGCGAGGCGTTCTTCGCCGCGGTCGACGCGGCCGTGGCAGCCGTCGGCGGCGGGCCCGCCGCATCCGACTCCAAGCTCGGTCGCGTACTCGGACACTGA